The Coccidioides posadasii str. Silveira chromosome 3, complete sequence genome contains a region encoding:
- a CDS encoding uncharacterized protein (EggNog:ENOG410PF80~COG:T~BUSCO:8995at33183), with protein MSPLASSSTFPSPGRSSTATPALSEPVDEGYMFLTALAAQERKVLELREELQKAEAELVSLKKQWAMGEKGRRRTEIVNHAEVMKPLKTPADEPTANGIDPERAAPSDLTKVALQTRMSRELDRRNTLRQLTQQYPTGNGSISSGRPRTVFQSSRHVRTLSLLSPNGLEPLSLGTNTSSSRNPQLVRGSSHPRSATLPSLDRDDPKNAEGAISTARIKMQDERNLWRRSLPMTQDGTAETLMRTGKQMASDFKDGLWTFLEDIRQATVGEEGINATESRSMYAVHRSSSRPSRRTGMDATASREQSVGSSTAARPATSKKIPEARASVSKQEDVSFWSEFGIDPPEKPKASYSSSKNKGGKQNAKESNLLDVDDNWDVWDTPQPKTHTPSSSSSTFPSSRRDPSPSTGASSPRTSASFADLKTIEIENGTDSAPSDSIPWPALTKLRPSNLTRTASSLMAEWERSLSPSPCPSPSNEAEYKDLKND; from the exons ATGTCGCCACTCGCCAGTTCCTCGACGTTTCCCTCCCCGGGTCGATCCTCAACCGCAACCCCAGCGTTGAGTGAACCCGTCGATGAAGGATACATGTTCCTAACCGCTCTTGCGGCCCAGGAGAGAAAGGTGCTGGAGCTAAGAGAAGAACTTCAAAAGGCTGAAGCCGAACTTGTGAGCCTAAAAAAACAGTGGGCTATGGGGGAGAAAGGAAGGAGGAGGACCGAGATCGTCAATCACGCAGAAGTGATGAAACCCCTCAAGACGCCGGCTGATGAACCGACTGCGAACGGTATCGATCCTGAACGAGCCGCGCCTTCTGACCTTACCAAAGTCGCATTGCAGACAAGAATGAGTCGCGAGCTGGATAGAAGGAATACCTTGAGGCAGTTAACCCAGCAATATCCTACCGGAAATGGCTCCATTTCATCCGGACGTCCGCGAACGGTTTTTCAAAGTTCTCGTCACGTCAGAACTCTCTCGTTGCTGTCCCCTAACGGGCTGGAACCTCTATCCCTCGGAACGAATACCAGTTCGTCGCGAAACCCTCAGCTTGTTAGAGGATCCAGTCACCCCAGATCTGCCACTCTTCCTTCCCTTGATCGCGACGACCCGAAAAATGCCGAAGGTGCTATCTCTACGGCCagaataaaaatgcaagatgAGCGGAATTTATGGCGGCGTTCATTGCCAATGACTCAAGATGGGACCGCTGAGACGCTGATGCGCACTGGGAAGCAGATGGCGTCGGATTTCAAAGATGGATTATGGACATTCTTGGAGGATATCCGTCAAGCTACGGTTGGCGAAGAAGGAATCAATGCGACAGAGTCAAGGTCCATGTATGCAGTCCATCGTTCATCGTCTCGTCCGTCTCGACGGACCGGTATGGACGCTACTGCAAGTCGAGAACAGTCCGTGGGATCGTCGACCGCCGCCAGGCCTGCTACATCGAAGAAGATACCGGAGGCTAGGGCATCCGTTTCGAAGCAGGAAGACGTCTCCTTCTGGAGTGAATTCGGCATTGACCCTCCCGAAAAGCCCAAAGCAAGTTACAGttcttccaagaataagGGTGGAAAGCAGAATGCTAAAGAGTCCAATCTTTTGGATGTGGATGATAACTGGGATGTATGGGATACCCCTCAACCCAAAACCCATACTCCATCGTCAAGCAGTTCCACATTCCCTTCTTCCAGGCGAGACCCATCGCCTTCGACGGGGGCAAGCAGTCCTCGGACAAGTGCAAG TTTCGCAGACCTTAAAACCATCGAAATTGAAAATGGCACCGACAGTGCTCCATCTGACAGTATTCCATGGCCGGCGTTAACGAAGCTCCGGCCTTCGAATTTAACACGGACAGCATCGAGTTTGATGGCCGAGTGGGAGCGGAGCCTATCGCCCTCTCCGTGTCCTTCTCCCTCCAATGAGGCTGAATACAAAGACCTTAAAAACGACTGA
- a CDS encoding uncharacterized protein (EggNog:ENOG410PPTJ~COG:O~BUSCO:15833at33183) — translation MCHHILNAQVSIRSPCCRKWFDCVECHREQESHELLQSFEMTFACKKCKKCFRKDASEFEESDEYCPHCDNHFVIEAVTPKPALKIEGEDVRVDSRMLKDERVRQESQRSIFDVKEAPNKLG, via the exons ATGTG CCACCACATTCTCAACGCGCAGGTGTCGATCCGGTCACCATGCT GTCGAAAATGGTTTGACTGTGTTGAATGCCACCGCGAACAGGAAAGCCATGAGCTCCTGCAGTCCTTTGAGATG ACATTTGCATGCAAGAAATGCAAGAAATGCTTCCGAAAGGACGCTTCAGAATTTGAGGAGAG TGATGAGTATTGCCCCCATTGCGATAACCATTTTGTAATCGAAGCTGTCACACCCAAACCCGCCCTCAAGATCGAAGGAGAGGACGTTCGCGTCGACTCCAGAATGCTGAAGGACGAGAGAGTACGCCAGGAATCGCAAAGATCTATCTTCGATGTAAAGGAGGCTCCGAATAAATTGGGATAG
- a CDS encoding uncharacterized protein (EggNog:ENOG410PF80~COG:T~BUSCO:3659at33183), producing MADEGALANHYQVLEELGSGSFGVVYKAIEKATGEIVAIKHIDLESSDDDIQEIQQEISVLATCASPYVTQYKTSFLRGHKLWIVMEYLGGGSCLDLLKPGPFNEAHIAIICHQLLLGLDYLHHEGKIHRDIKAANVLLSQTGKVKLADFGVAAQLTNIKSQRNTLVGTPFWMAPEVIQQAGYDFKADIWSLGITAMEMINGEPPHASTHPMKVLFLIPKAPAPRLEGNKYSAHFRDFIAQCLIKDPDRRPTAKELLRHRFIRGAVKTEPLQELIQRRQEWEATKGVSDNVKYYAESLYGATPETRAVAGANSQNRNTITRSDDDDGWVFDTVKPGTIASAKNTQKRLRAATHSLEDLDEVAETMDHLDVTEPTSEPKPVRNSTVRRTSVLERTSSIRRSTSKRKSSGAKQPLGVDLTFGNSPSTVRQFRRLSDREDCENEISGTIPGMDETHAPKTLFSPEPQSKEAAIGRRMYSCGVGLACQEALANTWDQDKREAISRLAEAWSELEMVDPEGLYQIVKASYEKLQVDPKTAGALSKPAPIESPQRPKLMLAQNNPHLKSHKRRQSAQLAAEQPWYLGNPKLPGRSVPGMEHTKQLADVLYGRWSEGLRNRWAAP from the exons atggctGATGAGGGCGCGTTAGCAAATCATTATCAGGTGCTCGAGGAGCTTGGGA GTGGAAGTTTCGGGGTCGTGTACAAGGCCATCGAGAAGGCGACCGGGGAGATTGTCGCGATCAAACAT ATCGATCTCGAGTCGAGCGACGATGATATCCAGGAAATTCAACAGGAGATCTCGGTGTTGGCTACGTGCGCGAGTCCCTACGTTACACAATACAAGACTAGTTTCCTGAGAGGACATAAGCTATGGATCGTGATGGAATACCTAGGTGGAGGCTCTTGCCTTGACTTG CTTAAACCAGGGCCATTCAACGAAGCACATATCGCAATCATCTGCCACCAACTTCTGCTAGGTTTAGACTATCTGCACCATGAAGGGAAAATTCATCGTGATATAAAAGCCGCCAATGTCCTCTTGTCGCAGACGGGAAAAGTTAAGCTTGCGGATTTCGGGGTCGCAGCGCAACTCACAAACATCAAATCCCAACGGAATACCCTTGTCGGGACTCCATTCTGGATGGCGCCGGAAGTCATTCAGCAAGCGGGATATGACTTTAAAGCCGATATTTGGTCGCTTGGTATTACTGCGATGGAGATGATTAATGGAGAGCCTCCGCACGCGAGCACACACCCGATGAAAGTGTTGTTTCTCATCCCGAAAGCGCCTGCTCCCAGGTTGGAAGGGAACAAGTATAGCGCTCATTTCAGAGATTTTATTGCCCAATGTCTAATCAAAGATCCGGATCGACGGCCTACCGCAAAAGAACTACTGAGGCATAGATTCATCCGAGGAGCGGTGAAAACGGAACCTTTGCAAGAATTAATCCAGAGGCGTCAGGAATGGGAGGCAACCAAGGGAGTTTCAGATAACGTGAAATACTACGCAGAATCATTGTATGGAGCTACTCCAGAAACTCGGGCAGTTGCAGGCGCTAACAGCCAGAACAGGAATACCATTACTCGTAGcgatgatgacgatggtTGGGTATTCGATACTGTCAAGCCTGGTACTATAGCTTCCGCAAAGAATACCCAGAAGCGATTAAGGGCCGCAACACACTCCCTCGAAGACCTTGACGAGGTTGCTGAGACGATGGACCATCTTGACGTTACTGAGCCCACGTCCGAGCCAAAACCTGTGAGAAACTCGACTGTGAGACGGACTTCCGTTTTGGAGCGGACATCATCCATCAGACGATCAACTAGCAAACGAAAATCGAGCGGTGCAAAGCAACCCTTAGGAGTTGACCTCACATTTGGCAACAGCCCATCCACGGTAAGGCAATTCCGCCGCCTCTCCGATAGAGAGGACTGCGAGAATGAAATTTCGGGCACTATTCCCGGAATGGATGAAACCCATGCTCCGAAAACGCTGTTCTCCCCCGAGCCACAAAGCAAGGAAGCTGCGATTGGTAGAAGGATGTACAGCTGCGGTGTCGGACTGGCATGCCAGGAGGCATTGGCGAACACATGGGACCAAGACAAAAGAGAGGCCATTTCACGGCTCGCAGAAGCCTGGAGCGAGCTTGAAATGGTTGACCCAGAGGGTCTCTATCAGATTGTCAAGGCGTCCTATGAAAAACTTCAAGT AGACCCCAAAACCGCCGGCGCTCTTTCCAAGCCTGCTCCAATTGAATCTCCGCAAAGACCAAAGCTAATGCTTGCTCAAAACAACCCGCACCTTAAGAGCCATAAGAGACGCCAGTCAGCACAGCTTGCAGCGGAACAGCCATGGTATCTTGGAAACCCGAAGCTTCCAGGCCGGTCAGTTCCTGGCATGGAGCATACCAAGCAGCTTGCTGACGTTCTCTATGGCCGTTGGAGTGAAGGTTTGCGGAACAGATGGGCGGCTCCCTAA
- a CDS encoding uncharacterized protein (EggNog:ENOG410Q5FB~COG:I) has product MGFRGPSWVHNASIDSIPDSIPISEFILNEKYCRAGLTASKKPFIWGATGDGYSAVEVSQRVDYLARALANEFGWRPNLGTEWDKTICVFSLNTIDFFPLTWAVHRLSGIASLASAAYSVNELAYQLQASNVHALFTCLPLLDTALKAAAKCGIPRNRVYLLDMPQSFTGSGSKPLKFKTVNQLIEKGSNLDELEDLRWKKGQAARQCAYLCFSSGTSGLPKGVMISHMNVISQISLFKLFEGYTRTENQKDTVLGLLPYSHIFGLSVFHSAVYRGECVVVVPKFELATLLGAIERCKINVLYVVPPVIISMVKNESLMKKYELNSVRHIITGAAPLGNETAEDLHRVYPTWSILQAYEGLTETTAVATHTSPHDIFFGSSGCLLPLLQARLVTPDGTEVEEYDTPGELLLRGPTIVLGYLNNEAANRETFQDGWLRTGDEAVFRKSFNGEDHVFIVDRIKELIKVKGFQVAPAELEAHLLTHPAVADTAVIGVHDDSAGEVPKAFVVKASEITVDHQTLIHDIQKHVQDHKAHYKWLHGGIEFIDAIPKSASGKILRRYLRDKERETRRRGGSKI; this is encoded by the exons ATGGGGTTTAGAGGTCCATCCTGGGTGCACAATGCGTCGATAGACTCGATACCGGATTCAATTCCTATTTCTGAATTTATTCTAAACGAAAAGTATTGTCGAGCGGGCCTGACAGCTTCCAAAAAGCCGTTTATCTGGGGAGCTACGGGGGACGGATATTCTGCGGTTGAGGTCTCCCAGCGCGTTGACTACCTAGCACGAGCTCTTGCGAACGAGTTTGGGTGGCGGCCGAACCTGGGGACGGAATGGGATAAGACGATTTGCGTCTTTTCGCTGAATACA ATTGATTTCTTCCCGCTGACATGGGCTGTCCATAGACTATCAGGAATAGCTTCTTTGGCCAGCGCAGCATATTCAGTAAATGAGCTTGCATATCAGCTCCAAGCGTCCAACGTCCACGCGCTATTTACCTGCTTACCACTATTGGACACAGCCTTGAAAGCAGCTGCAAAATGCGGCATTCCCAGGAACCGGGTTTATTTGCTAGATATGCCTCAGAGCTTTACTGGAAGTGGTTCAAAGCCTTTGAAATTTAAGACCGTCAACCAACTCATCGAAAAAGGCTCCAATCTTGACGAATTGGAGGATTTGAGATGGAAAAAGGGGCAGGCTGCCCGACAATGCGCTTATTTATGCTTCTCCAGTGGAACCTCGGGCCTTCCG AAAGGAGTTATGATTTCGCATATGAACGTGATCTCTCAAATCTCGCTTTTCAAGCTCTTTGAGGGCTATACTCGCACTGAGAATCAGAAGGATACGGTTCTCGGACTTCTACCCTACAGCCATATTTTCGGGTTATCTGTCTTTCACTCGGCAGTCTATCGAGGCGAGTGCGTCGTCGTTGTTCCAAAGTTCGAGCTTGCTACCCTCCTGGGGGCAATTGAAAGATGCAAAATCAATGTGCTTTACGTT GTACCACCTGTCATTATCTCCATGGTTAAGAATGAAAGCCTCATGAAGAAGTATGAACTGAATAGCGTGCGCCATATAATCACGGGTGCGGCCCCTCTAGGGAACGAGACTGCGGAGGATCTCCATAGGGTATATCCAACATGGTCGATTCTCCAGGCGTACG AAGGACTTACCGAAACCACTGCAGTCGCAACGCATACAAGTCCGCACGATATCTTCTTTGGTTCGTCCGGATGCCTCCTACCACTGCTGCAGGCACGATTGGTAACCCCTGACGGAACCGAGGTTGAGGAGTACGATACGCCAGGAGAACTTTTACTCCGTGGGCCGACCATTGTCCTGGGCTATCTCAATAACGAGGCGGCGAACAGGGAGACATTCCAAGACGGATGGCTACGAACAGGCGACGAGGCGGTTTTCCGGAAGAGTTTCAATGGAGAGGATCATGTCTTCATCGTCGACCGGATAAAAGAGTTGATCAAAGTTAAG GGGTTCCAAGTAGCGCCAGCAGAACTGGAGGCTCACCTCCTCACGCACCCGGCGGTCGCTGATACCGCAGTCATCGGTGTCCACGACGATTCAGCGGGTGAAGTGCCCAAGGCCTTTGTCGTGAAGGCCAGCGAGATAACAGTTGACCATCAAACACTGATCCACGACATCCAAAAACATGTCCAGGACCATAAGGCGCATTATAAATGGCTACATGGTGGGATCGAGTTTATTGATGCTATTCCAAAAAGTGCGAGTGGGAAGATATTGAGGCGATATCTAAGGGATAAAGAACGTGAGACGAGAAGAAGAGGGGGTTCAAAGATATGA
- a CDS encoding uncharacterized protein (EggNog:ENOG410PG19~COG:C~BUSCO:4637at33183), whose amino-acid sequence MSGSRNLALAFRRARTSRGQFNLRHRQPLCLSIRPFNTTTAALEAHQPSSSTTPTTQPKFTTDAYPQIKRNPSFSEITSEHVQHFKDLLGAQSAVIDGVTADAADDIEPFNRDWMKKYRGHTRLVLKPQSTREVSLILQYCNTNRLAVVPQGGNTGLVGGGVPVFDEIVINMSRMNQIRSFDENSGVISVDAGVILEVAEKYLADRNHIFPLDLGAKGSCHIGGNLATNAGGLRLLRYGSLHGNVLGLEAVLPDGTIVDDMCALRKNNTGYDLKHLFIGGEGTIGIITGASIICPQRPKAVNVAYFGLQSYDHVRKAFREAKVHLSEILSAFELMDGRSQDMVFDVTGLKKPLEGSYPFYCLIETSGSNGEHDSAKLEAYLEHVMGESIVEDGVLAQDDTQAQSLWRWREGITEALSHLGGTYKYDVSIPLAELYQLVEDTKERLTKAGLVGDDDSYPVREVLGYGHMGDSNLHLNVAVRKYTKEVENMIEPWVYEWIQRRNGSISAEHGLGIAKKEFIGYSKNDTMIKLMKQLKNLYDPNGIMNPYKYL is encoded by the exons ATGTCGGGCTCAAGGAATCTGGCTCTCGCCTTTCGGCGGGCGCGCACAAGCAGGGGTCAGTTCAATCTCCGACACCGACAGCCCCTCTGCCTCTCGATCCGGCCGTTCAACACCACAACGGCTGCCCTGGAGGCCCACCAGCCCTCTTCCTCCACCACGCCTACGACGCAACCCAAGTTCACCACGGACGCGTACCCGCAGATCAAACGAAACCCAAGCTTCTCCGAAATAACCAGCGAACATGTCCAACacttcaaagatcttctcgGTGCGCAGTCGGCAGTCATCGACGGCGTCACTGCGGATGCGGCCGACGACATCGAGCCATTCAATCGAGATTGGATGAAAAAGTATCGAGGGCATACAAGGCTCGTCTTGAAGCCGCAATCCACCAGGGAAGTGAGCCTGATACTACAGTATTGCAATACAAACAGGCTGGCCGTGGTACCGCAGGGTGGGAATACTGGATTGGTCGGTGGTGGCGTGCCGGTGTTCGATGAGATCGTGATAAACATGTCACGCATGAACCAGATTAGGTCCTTCGATGAGAATTCAGGTGTCATTTCTGTGGATGCGGGTGTTATTCTCGAGGTGGCTGAGAAGTATCTCGCGGACAGGAATCACATTTTCCCGCTTGACCTGGGTGCCAAGGGGTCTTGTCATATCGGAGGGAACCTGGCAACAAATGCTGGCGGACTACGACTGCTTCGTTATGGGAGTTTACATGGAAATGTCCTTGGTCTAGAAGCTGTGCTTCCCGACGGTACCATCGTTGACGACATGTGCGCTCTGCGGAAGAACAACACTGGATATGATTTAAAGCATCTCTTCATTGGCGGGGAGGGAACAATCGGTATCATTACGGGTGCTTCGATAATCTGTCCTCAGCGCCCGAAAGCCGTTAACGTTGCCTATTTTGGGCTGCAGAGCTACGACCATGTACGCAAGGCTTTCCGTGAGGCCAAGGTTCATTTGTCCGAAATTCTCTCCGCTTTTGAATTGATGGATGGACGAAGCCAGGATATGGTTTTTGATGTTACGGGCCTCAAGAAGCCACTTGAGGGGTCTTATCCATTCTACTGCCTTATTGAAACCAGCGGCTCCAATGGAGAACACGACAGCGCCAAGTTGGAAGCATATTTGGAACACGTTATGGGTGAGTCCATCGTTGAAGATGGCGTTTTGGCTCAGGACGATACCCAGGCTCAATCACTATGGCGCTGGAGAGAAGGAATTACTGAAGCGCTGAGCCATCTTGGAGGGACATACAAGTACGACGTCTCCATCCCGCTTGCAGAGCTTTACCAGCTCGTCGAAGACACAAAGGAGCGCCTCACTAAGGCGGGATTGGTTGGCGATGATGATAGCTACCCCGTCCGCGAGGTTTTGGGTTATGGCCACATGGGCGACTCGAATCTCCACTTGAATGTCGCTGTGAGAAAATACACAAAAGAAGTGGAAAATATGATTGAACCGTGGGTGTACGAATGGATTCAAAGGCGGAATGGCAGCATTAGTGCCGAGCACGGGTTGGGAATCGCGAAGAAGGAATTCATTGGATACAGCAAGAATGATACCATGATCAAGCTGATGAAACAATTGAAAAATCTTTATGATCCG AATGGAATAATGAACCCATATAAATATCTCTAA
- the PRE6 gene encoding Proteasome subunit alpha type-4 (EggNog:ENOG410PFMY~COG:O~MEROPS:MER0004372~BUSCO:12055at33183) has product MASGYDRALSVFSPDGHVFQVEYALEAVKRGTCAVGVKGKDIVVLGCEKRSAMKLQDTRITPSKIGLIDEHVCLAFAGLNADARILVDKARVEAQSHRLTVEDPVTIEYITKYVAGVQQRYTQSGGVRPFGISTLVVGFDSGDSTPRLYQTEPSGIYSAWKANAIGRSSKTVREFLERNHKDGMDREETIQLAIKSLLEVVQTGAKNIEIAIMAPGKPMEMLPSEQIETYVKSIEAEKQEEAAKKKTGRTPGTGTAAILTRAGGEGSES; this is encoded by the exons ATGGCATCCGGCTACGACAGAGCTCTCTCAG TTTTTAG CCCTGATGGGCACGTCTTCCAGGTCGAATACGCCTTGGAAGCCGTCAAAAGAG GTACCTGTGCGGTTGGAGTGAAAGGAAAAGATATCGTCGTTTTAGGCTGCGAAAAGCGATCGGCAATGAAGCTTCAAGACACAAGGATCACCCCCTCCAAAATTGGCCTCATCGATGAACACGTTTGCCTTGCCTTTGCCGGTCTCAATGCAGATGCTAGAATATTGGTCGATAAGGCGAGAGTGGAGGCACAATCTCACCGACTGACGGTCGAAGATCCCGTAACGATCGAATACATTACAAAGTACGTCGCTGGTGTACAGCAGCGTTATACTCAAAGTGGTGGTGTCCGGCCATTCGGTATCAGTACCTTAGTAGTCGGATTTGACAGCGGAGACTCCACTCCTCGCCTCTACCAGACCGAGCCTTCGGGCATATATTCCGCATG GAAAGCAAATGCAATTGGCCGGTCTAGTAAAACTGTCCGAGAGTTCTTGGAACGAAACCATAAGGATGGCATGGACAGGGAAGAAACCATCCAACTCGCAATCAAATCGCTGCTCGAAGTCGTCCAAACTGGCGCCAAGAACATCGAAATCGCAATCATGGCCCCGGGAAAGCCAATGGAAATGCTCCCCAGCGAACAGATCGAGACGTATGTAAAGAGCATAGAGGCCGAGAAACAAGAGGAAGCGGCGAAGAAAAAGACGGGTAGGACCCCAGGGACCGGCACTGCCGCGATACTGACTCGGGCCGGCGGAGAAGGTTCTGAGAGCTGA